gcatttttatttaaattatccatttataatatttacatccatttaataaaattatttaattataaatattatacttaataACATATGAAACATGTTTcaaattatgtatatattttgttATACACATGCATCTTCCAAAATAAAGCAAAtgcaattataataattattacattGTAAATGTCAAAATACAGCAAACAGGACTTCATAACATCATAAATCACCACTTTGGGAAACAAGATTTAAATTTTCCAATGATGTAATTTCAATTTAACATATTTTGTGGCTTTCATATACATAAAATAGCAACAATGCCAAATGAACCATGGCAAGAGTCTGCCACTTATTCTTTATGATTCAACAGACTGTTGAAATCCAAGATCATGAAGCTAGCTGCAACAAAACTGGAGCCCATTCAATAATGAATAACACAAGCAATCTGATCAATAGGCAAAAAATTGCTAAGTGCCCTTCACTTCTCTTATGAGCTTCAGAAGCATATCCACACAATTTGAAATTTCTGATATTCCAATGCGTTAATCATTCTTTTAGCATattaaaaagaataagaaaaaagatAATCCATTCCAGATATATCAGTTATTTGAGTTTTTATTTCTGAGAACCTAATCATGCCATGCAAACAAAATGAGTAGCCAACTTGATAACACAAATTTTCTTATCAGTAATGAAGTATACCTTCATCATCTACCAGCCTGACAAACTGAGCTTCGATGTTGTCATTTAAACGTGGCCCACTAGTgtccttctcttctttctttgcCTTAACCTAGATTCAGCAATACAAAACAACACTAATTACTAAGTAAAGCTAATAAAATTCACATGCAATATTTAGTAACCAAGTATGAAGCAATCACTACCCTTTTAACAATCAATCTTAAAAACAATCCACATCCACAAAAAAGCTCACTTGAATTGAACTCATAAATCATTGACCGTCCATTATGCATTACAAGCAATCAAAACcagattgaaaataaataaataaatagaactgAACCCGACGTATTACCTGAACTGGGGCAGCAAAAAACCTAACATTGTTGAAAAAATCTGTGGGCCTCTTACAAATAGGCCTCTTACAATTGTCCCAAATTGGATGCTCTGATGAGCATGATTTTGAGCTTTTAGCAGTGTAATTAAGCAAAGAGGCATACGGAGTTTGAACATAACATCTCTGGAACTGATGTGATAGAAGCTTAAGCTTGGATCGGTATAAAATCCAAGCCATGTTGATAATTTGAATCTACACTGATTCAGAAAGCTCTAAAAGAATGCGAACAGTAAACTTTTGGTTGAAAAGGAATCAGCCGAGACAACTTCGATTAAAAAGAAAGTTCCATATAGATATTGCCACCTTGGTGGAGCGAGTCCAGACCGCCGGAATCGACAGTGGCAGCCAACTACTATGCTCTCCTCGTTTCCTGACCCGTTTTTATGTTTTGGCAATCTGAAGGGGTCCTACAAGGTTGGTAATGGTGGCTGGTTTGATTTGAAGTGCTGGTTTATCGTGGAAGGGCCGGAGAAGACAAGGTTGCTCCTCCGTTATCTATCTCTCTCGCTTCCCCTCTCTGGCGATGGCTTCTCTATCATAAGCCCCATAAGGGCAACGTTTAGCCATCTTTATAACCAACCCGGTCAAGAAAACGACACCGTCAGCTCTCTAAATCTCATAttgcaaaaaatatataacaaattacagtttaaatcaatttttattttaatgacattaaattaaaattttatttctaaatttatatattcattATATACATTTAATGAATTTGATTgatgtaaaatatttaatttaataattattaaatttgtttCACTCTGTTTTTAGTTGGGTAAATTATAATGTATTTTATAATATCTAGCAAATCTATAAATTAGTCTCTGATTTATTAATATGTAACAATTAAATCTCCTGAATTTATTTTGgtaaaattactattaattaacaataaattaaaaaaataaactccaaataaaaagattaaattattaaaaatataaaaattaaataattacaaatattaaaattaaataaattaaattattacaaacattaaaactaaaaaattaaattattaatatgaaagtaaaatttaaataactaaattttaatagtttaatgataaattttaatataaagattatttttctaatagaaTAAAGCTAAATTAGTTATCATTAAAAGAAGTAGAGATTACTTTAGGataatattgtaattacattttttttttgaactcaatattgtaattacattttttttttgaactcaATATCGTAATTACATTTTAAGATTAATTTCATTAAagtacatttttttaaaattctaaatatAAAAGATACTGATCAGAATAAGCAGACCATTACAAAACAGGCCCGTGGCCTAAAGGAACTAGAACTAATTTGGGCTTCTCTTTCCTGCTTTCCTAGTCTCAACCTTCAGTTCCGAGGACTGAAACCGTCGCAAATTGAAGCTCTGGCACTGGCAGCACATGCCGATGATCCGGTTTTTGTTTTGATTTGATTCCCTCAAGCTACTGCGGTTTAAGGTGCCACTCTTTTCTTTTGATTATAAACAGTAGATGACTAGATGTGATTTTGTTTTGAATGTGCTCGATTTTGCTGATTGCACATTATTAATTCATCTGTCGATTCCACTTCTGTCTCGCCATTGTGGAGAAGATTTCTGGATTTTCTCTTTATAAATCCTGTTCTAGAAAAGTTTCTGTTGTTTCATGGAGAGAATATTTCATAGTTCTTCAGCCAAACAGAGAGATCAATTAAGTGAGGTGGAATGGGACTTCCACTCACATGCAATTAAGTGAAAGCACATTCTGGCATTCATATTGATCAAAAGAGATCAATTTATTTACAAAGAGATCGttattaaatttgtaattttcaCTGGCATATTCTGACGTACTGCTGAATTTGTCAGCAATGACGGTATTGTTTATTGAAACAGTAATGCTTTTGCTGGTAGGTTTAGTTGGTTGTGCTGAATCATTTTGGAAATCGAACGAAAGCCTCAGTTCTTCTGTTGATTAGCTTGTTTTTGGCTAATAATGGGGCTTCTCACCATCATCCGGAAAATCAAGAGAAAAGAGAAGGAAATGCGTATACTGATGGTGTATATATCCATTCaaccctttttttctttttaccctCCCCCGTATACCCATAACAATCTTAGTTTCTTACATAGATATAAGTAATGTGGATTTCATTTTATGCAGGGGCCTTGATAATTCTGGAAAGACAACAATTGTTTTGAAGATAAATGGGGAAGATACTAGTGTTATCAGTCCTACACTTGGTTTTAACATCAAAACCATAACTTACCAAAAGTAAGATTCTGTTCGCACACAGACACACATATTTTGTTGTCACAAGTTATGTTAAGTGCATATTTTACCTATGCGAGTGCTTGAAGACATTATGCAAGTGTTCAGTGTTTGAAGGAACGCACTGACCACTTCCCCTTCTTGGGAAAAAACTATAGATAGCCAAGCATAAAAGTAAACACTAACCAAATATAATAAAGCAATAAGAAAATATGGTAATAACAATTGCTAATGACATATTAACATATGAAAGCAAAAGATAAGACAACAATTTGCACAATTTATTCAACTCGAGAGAAGtgtattcaaacacaagaaatGTTAACattaccataaattaaacttcaTAATTgttgtaattattttattatagcaCAAAATTTATTGTACCTATGACCTCTGGACCAGAAGAAGTTTGGTTTGAAAATTATTCTCCAGTGGTGTCGCTAACCTGTCTCAAGGCTAAAGATTGAAATCAATGGTAAAATTTAAGATGGGATTGAAAATGGaattaaaataaacttttaGCATTAAACTTGATACTCAACTAAAAcaaatttgatttcaaatttaaattaagaatgaaatgacaatttttaattttttaattgttttctgACTTTTGAAAAATACGAACAAATCAGGGACTACAATTTTTCTTCTTATGTCATTGAGTCAAGTGGATATTTGCTGAGATGTATTAATTTACAATTTGATTCTACAACTTTTTGTTGCAATGCAAGATTTTTGAAATTGTTACTTGGCAGGTACACCTTAAATATATGGGATGTTGGGGGCCAAAGAACTATAAGATCATATTGGAGGAACTACTTTGAGCAAACTGATGGCTTAGTTTGGGTAGTTGACAGTTCTGATCTTAGACGGTTAGATGATTGCAAAATGGAACTCGATAATCTTTTGAAGGAAGAGGTATTTTGCAGGCTAATTTTTCTTTCAGTAATTTCAATAGGGCCCAAAGGATGATATGTGGTCCATTTGTTAGGTCCTATTGTGCCCATGCAGGTTGATTCATAGTCTATTTGTTAGGTCCTATTGTTAGTGCAGTAAGTTGGGTTTTGTTAATAACTTAGTGGTGAGTCTTGGCACCAAGTTAGTTGAGTTAGTGCCTTGTTCCCACATTTCCCATGTTTTATATTGAGCTGAAGGATTAATTGTAATACTGGACTATACTTTTGGTAGAGTAGTCCCAAGAGTCTGTCTATGTTTTGCAATCAAGTTTGAATAGAGGATACATTGAAAAAGCCAAACAAAATGTGCAGATTGTTCCAACCCTGTAACAGAAACCTATATCGAATTCATAGGACTATCACAATATTATGTTTATCTTTTCTAGTTATTTTTGAAATGCGTTTCCTTATTTGTTGCTTATCATTGTTTCCTTGCCCTTCTTTGGTTTTTGGTTAATCCTCTGCTTATTTGTTAATCTGACAGAGGCTTTCTGGAGCATCTTTGCTAATACTAGCAAATAAGCAAGACCTAAAAGGTGCTCTTACACCAGATGAAATTGCTAAGGTACTGATTCTGGCCCATAAATATTGTAATTTGTAggtcttttttctttcttggaCCAACTTGAAGTTTGTTGTCCTTTTTCCATGTTATTACTGTGTTGCTCATTGTCCTGGAATATTCACTCTCCCGGTGTAGTTGTGATCTTGATTTTGATATTTGAGCATGTGTGTCAACTTGTGAATCTTGC
The Manihot esculenta cultivar AM560-2 chromosome 1, M.esculenta_v8, whole genome shotgun sequence genome window above contains:
- the LOC110618800 gene encoding ADP-ribosylation factor-like protein 2 codes for the protein MGLLTIIRKIKRKEKEMRILMVGLDNSGKTTIVLKINGEDTSVISPTLGFNIKTITYQKYTLNIWDVGGQRTIRSYWRNYFEQTDGLVWVVDSSDLRRLDDCKMELDNLLKEERLSGASLLILANKQDLKGALTPDEIAKVLNLENMDKTRHWKIVGCSAYTGEGLLEGFDWLVQDIASRIYMLD